A genome region from Sceloporus undulatus isolate JIND9_A2432 ecotype Alabama chromosome 1, SceUnd_v1.1, whole genome shotgun sequence includes the following:
- the FUT11 gene encoding alpha-(1,3)-fucosyltransferase 11, which yields MVFPLRAFSYLALLCCWVLLVLAVQDKQHSPDLDRKDGASPAHLERSEQAEPLVWDGGDAAEFSLGVSDEAAVGGSFFQPAEPHMGLLTMAAAAVPSFRGPGNNDTRGNKELPILLWWSESLFPHFPGETERIDCPRSSCLTTKNRRVRLHRRTRALLFYGTDFRAYEAPLPRLPHQAWALFHEESPMNNYLLSHQPGISLFNYTATFRRESDYPLSLQWLPDLTYLRRQLAFSLEEKERWRKGGLAPLLYIQSHCDVPSDRDRYVHELMKYIKVDSYGKCLNNRELPNMRLEDTSTATTEDSEFMTFISKYKFHLAMENAICHDYMTEKLWRPMHVGAVPVYRGSPSVRDWMPDDHSIILIDDFGSPKELAEYIDFLDRNPDEYLKYLEYKSPEGIKNQFLLESMEKREWGVNDMTLPNYLNGFECFVCDRENARINAERNHKRTHGKLPAPEPQIAQFSHMGCPPPAPGYGNIEDIPSGDSWKDMWLQDYWQSLDQGEALTAMIHHNESHQGRFWDYMHKIFIRRTQQN from the coding sequence ATGGTATTTCCTTTGCGGGCTTTCTCATATCTGGCTCTCCTTTGCTGCTGGGTGCTGCTTGTCTTGGCCGTACAAGACAAGCAGCACTCCCCAGACCTTGACAGAAAGGATGGTGCAAGTCCGGCTCATCTCGAGAGGAGTGAACAGGCTGAGCCCTTGGTGTGGGATGGTGGCGACGCTGCAGAGTTTTCTCTGGGAGTGTCTGATGAGGCAGCAGTGGGGGGCTCCTTTTTCCAGCCTGCAGAGCCTCATATGGGGTTGCTAACAATGGCTGCTGCTGCAGTGCCTTCCTTCCGTGGCCCTGGCAACAATGACACCCGTGGCAACAAAGAACTGCCTATCTTGTTGTGGTGGAGTGAGAGCCTTTTCCCTCACTTTCCTGGTGAGACAGAGCGCATCGACTGCCCACGCAGCTCCTGCCTGACCACCAAGAACCGGCGAGTGAGGCTCCACCGGCGAACCCGGGCCCTCCTTTTCTATGGCACAGATTTCCGAGCCTATGAGGCACCTTTGCCACGGCTGCCCCACCAGGCCTGGGCCTTATTCCACGAAGAGTCCCCCATGAACAACTACCTCCTTTCGCACCAACCTGGCATCAGCCTCTTTAACTACACTGCCACTTTTCGCCGGGAGTCTGACTACCCATTGAGCCTCCAGTGGCTGCCGGATCTCACCTACCTACGCAGGCAACTGGCCTTCAGCCTGGAGGAGAAGGAGCGctggaggaagggaggcctaGCCCCATTGCTTTACATCCAGTCCCACTGTGATGTCCCGTCAGACCGGGACCGATATGTGCATGAGCTCATGAAATACATCAAAGTCGATTCTTATGGTAAATGCCTGAACAATCGAGAGCTTCCCAATATGAGGCTGGAGGACACTTCTACAGCCACTACTGAGGACTCTGAATTCATGACTTTTATTTCTAAGTACAAGTTTCACCTGGCTATGGAGAATGCTATATGCCATGATTATATGACAGAAAAACTTTGGCGGCCAATGCACGTTGGAGCTGTCCCTGTCTATCGAGGCTCACCATCAGTACGAGACTGGATGCCTGATGACCATTCCATCATTCTCATTGATGATTTTGGAAGCCCTAAAGAGCTAGCAGAATATATCGACTTCTTGGATAGGAATCCAGATGAGTACTTGAAATATTTAGAGTACAAGAGTCCTGAAGGTATTAAAAACCAGTTCTTACTGGAAAGCATGGAGAAGCGCGAATGGGGAGTGAATGATATGACACTGCCTAATTATCTGAATGGGTTTGAGTGCTTTGTCTGTGACAGGGAAAATGCGAGAAtcaatgcagaaagaaaccatAAGAGGACTCATGGGAAACTGCCAGCTCCTGAACCTCAGATAGCTCAATTCTCACACATGGGATGTCCCCCACCTGCACCTGGATATGGAAACATTGAGGACATTCCTTCTGGGGACAGCTGGAAGGACATGTGGCTACAAGATTACTGGCAGAGTCTTGATCAAGGTGAAGCGCTCACAGCTATGATTCACCACAATGAATCACATCAAGGGAGATTTTGGGATTACATGCACAAAATCTTCATAAGAAGAACTCAGCAAAACTGA